From Streptomyces sp. NBC_00370, a single genomic window includes:
- a CDS encoding SCO1860 family LAETG-anchored protein encodes MNSNTFSLPARRCAAVAAAVALTAGPVLLAAPAQATGVEGDGSASASVLRTSLDVSLLNKTVDVPLNASLNEVKAPASADKTALSVELDGVDKGKAFSVLRADVATSKATVDEHKAEGYANLAHAKVHVPGLPLLSLIEVQQVTSKAVCAVGEKPTAESNLLGDVTVLGKRVTVSAGGPTRVSVPGVGEVTLDLSKTRTTSRTAAATALALNVSVNPLKLNVADVQGSLTIAEATCETPDEPEEAAPEPAKAEEEAQPDLKPQSAAAPENLAETGGSSKTPYLAGGAAVLLAAGGTALALARARARR; translated from the coding sequence TTGAACAGCAACACCTTCAGCCTGCCCGCACGCCGCTGCGCCGCTGTCGCCGCCGCCGTGGCGCTGACGGCAGGCCCCGTGCTCCTCGCCGCGCCCGCCCAGGCCACCGGCGTCGAGGGCGACGGCAGTGCGAGCGCCTCCGTGCTCAGGACGAGCCTCGACGTGTCCCTGCTCAACAAGACCGTCGACGTGCCGCTGAACGCGTCCCTCAACGAGGTGAAGGCCCCGGCGAGCGCCGACAAGACCGCGCTCAGCGTCGAGTTGGACGGAGTCGACAAGGGCAAGGCCTTCAGTGTGCTGCGGGCCGACGTGGCCACGTCCAAGGCCACCGTCGACGAGCACAAGGCCGAGGGGTACGCCAACCTCGCCCACGCCAAGGTGCATGTGCCGGGGCTGCCGCTGCTCTCCCTCATCGAGGTCCAGCAGGTGACCTCCAAGGCGGTCTGCGCCGTCGGCGAGAAGCCCACCGCCGAATCGAATCTGCTCGGTGACGTGACCGTGCTCGGCAAGCGGGTCACGGTCTCCGCCGGCGGCCCGACACGCGTCTCCGTACCGGGAGTCGGCGAGGTGACGCTCGACCTGTCGAAGACGCGGACCACGTCCCGTACGGCGGCGGCGACCGCCCTCGCGCTCAACGTGTCGGTCAATCCACTGAAGTTGAACGTCGCCGACGTCCAGGGCTCCCTCACCATCGCCGAGGCGACCTGTGAGACACCGGACGAGCCCGAGGAGGCGGCGCCGGAGCCCGCGAAGGCCGAGGAGGAGGCGCAGCCCGATCTGAAGCCGCAGAGCGCCGCCGCACCGGAGAACCTGGCGGAGACGGGCGGCAGTTCCAAGACGCCGTACCTGGCGGGCGGCGCCGCCGTGCTGCTGGCCGCGGGCGGCACCGCCCTCGCCCTGGCACGGGCCCGCGCCAGGCGCTGA
- a CDS encoding amidohydrolase family protein: MLHVKGRVLLGPEETGDELWVVGGRITHSRPAGARDVRTVTGWVLPGLVDAHCHVGLDHAGAVDAATTEKQAVEDRDAGALLLRDAGSPADTRWTDDRADLPKIIRAGRHIARTRRYIRNFAHEIEPDELVGYVAREAARGDGWVKLVGDWIDRDAGDLTACWPREAVDAAIAEAHRLGARVTAHCFAEVALRDLVEAGIDCVEHATGLTEDTIPLFAEHGVAIVPTLVNIATFPQLAAPGAAKYPRWAAHMNRLHERRYDTVRAAYDAGVPVFVGTDAGGSLAHGLVAAEVAELVKAGIPALDALSATAWAARRWLGRPVLEEGAPADLVVYDEDPRADVRVLAAPRRIVLDGHVVR, translated from the coding sequence GTGCTGCACGTGAAGGGGCGGGTGCTCCTCGGCCCCGAGGAGACCGGCGACGAACTGTGGGTGGTGGGCGGCCGGATCACGCACAGCAGGCCGGCCGGCGCCCGTGACGTGCGTACCGTCACCGGCTGGGTGCTGCCCGGCCTGGTCGACGCGCACTGCCATGTCGGACTCGACCACGCGGGCGCCGTCGACGCCGCGACCACCGAGAAGCAGGCCGTCGAGGACCGCGACGCCGGTGCGCTGCTGCTGCGCGACGCGGGATCGCCCGCCGACACCCGGTGGACCGACGACCGCGCCGACCTGCCGAAGATCATCAGGGCGGGCCGGCACATCGCCCGCACCCGCCGCTACATCCGCAACTTCGCCCACGAGATCGAGCCCGACGAGCTGGTCGGGTACGTCGCCCGGGAGGCGGCACGCGGTGACGGGTGGGTCAAGCTCGTCGGCGACTGGATCGACAGGGACGCCGGCGACCTGACCGCCTGCTGGCCGCGCGAGGCCGTCGACGCTGCCATCGCCGAGGCGCACCGGCTGGGCGCCCGGGTCACCGCGCACTGCTTCGCCGAGGTGGCGCTGCGCGATCTGGTGGAGGCGGGCATCGACTGCGTCGAGCACGCCACGGGCCTCACCGAGGACACCATCCCGCTCTTCGCCGAGCACGGTGTCGCGATCGTGCCGACCCTCGTCAACATCGCCACCTTCCCGCAGCTGGCCGCGCCCGGCGCGGCCAAGTACCCGCGCTGGGCCGCGCACATGAACCGGCTCCACGAGCGCCGCTACGACACGGTGCGCGCGGCGTACGACGCGGGCGTGCCGGTCTTCGTCGGCACGGACGCCGGCGGCTCGCTGGCCCACGGTCTGGTCGCCGCCGAGGTGGCGGAGTTGGTGAAGGCCGGTATCCCGGCTCTGGACGCCCTTTCGGCGACGGCCTGGGCTGCCAGGCGCTGGCTGGGCCGCCCGGTGCTCGAAGAGGGCGCTCCGGCCGATCTGGTGGTGTACGACGAGGACCCGCGCGCCGACGTACGGGTACTGGCGGCGCCGCGCCGGATCGTCCTCGACGGACATGTGGTGCGCTGA
- a CDS encoding pyridoxal-phosphate-dependent aminotransferase family protein: MTHPLLDLPPLTAAHFAAIERRVAALLATEHDVVITQGEALLPLEGCVRGGARPGSTALNVVTGPYGQTFGDWLRDCGATVVDLTVPFDEAVTPAQVERALAARPETDFVSLVHAEAATGNTNPVAEIGEVVRAHGALFMLDAVASVAAEPLLPDAWGVDLCVIGAQKAMGGPAGVSAVSVSDRAWERLAANPQAPRRSYLSLLDWKERWIDTGRKALPHAPAQLEMLALEASLERIEAAGLDTVTARHALAAAATRAGTLALGGGLAPYVRDPAAAAPVATTLRTPAGVDAAELVGKVLAAGPALPVVAGGGALAGEMIRVNHYGPDATRETVLSCLDALGAALAETGADVDRKAAADAVADMWR; the protein is encoded by the coding sequence GTGACGCACCCGCTGCTCGACCTGCCCCCGCTGACCGCCGCGCACTTCGCCGCCATCGAGCGGCGGGTCGCCGCGCTGCTCGCCACCGAGCACGATGTGGTGATCACCCAGGGCGAGGCGCTGCTGCCGCTCGAAGGGTGTGTGCGGGGCGGTGCGCGGCCGGGGTCGACGGCGCTGAACGTGGTCACGGGACCCTACGGGCAGACCTTCGGCGACTGGCTGCGGGACTGCGGCGCCACGGTCGTCGACCTGACGGTCCCGTTCGACGAGGCGGTCACGCCCGCGCAGGTCGAGCGGGCGCTGGCGGCCCGCCCCGAGACGGACTTCGTCTCGCTGGTGCACGCGGAGGCGGCGACGGGCAACACCAACCCGGTCGCCGAGATCGGCGAGGTCGTCCGGGCGCACGGCGCGCTGTTCATGCTGGACGCCGTGGCGTCGGTCGCCGCCGAGCCGCTGCTGCCCGACGCGTGGGGCGTGGACCTGTGCGTGATCGGCGCGCAGAAGGCGATGGGCGGCCCGGCCGGGGTGTCGGCGGTGTCGGTGAGCGACCGTGCCTGGGAGCGGCTGGCCGCCAATCCGCAGGCGCCGCGCCGCTCGTACCTGTCGCTGCTGGACTGGAAGGAGCGGTGGATCGACACCGGCCGCAAGGCCCTGCCGCACGCGCCGGCGCAGCTGGAGATGCTGGCGCTCGAAGCGAGCCTGGAGCGGATCGAGGCCGCGGGGCTCGACACGGTGACCGCCCGGCACGCGCTCGCGGCGGCCGCGACCCGCGCGGGCACGCTGGCGCTGGGCGGCGGCCTCGCCCCGTACGTACGCGATCCGGCCGCCGCGGCGCCGGTGGCCACGACGCTGCGTACCCCTGCGGGGGTGGACGCGGCCGAGCTGGTGGGGAAGGTCCTGGCGGCCGGTCCCGCGCTGCCGGTCGTCGCGGGCGGCGGCGCGCTGGCCGGGGAGATGATCCGGGTCAACCACTACGGTCCTGACGCCACCCGGGAGACCGTGCTGTCCTGTCTCGACGCGCTGGGCGCCGCGCTCGCCGAGACGGGCGCCGACGTGGACAGGAAAGCCGCAGCGGATGCGGTCGCCGATATGTGGCGGTAG
- the ectA gene encoding diaminobutyrate acetyltransferase, producing the protein MTPAQADLAGASSEFAHSFGIDTPRVEDGAALWRIARDSEVLDLNSSYSYLLWCRDFATTSVVARDDGGDPVAFVTGYIRPERPKILVIWQVAVDAAHRGKGLAGTLLDELTGRVARELGITSIETTVTPDNTASDRMFTAYAARHDAILDREVLFHGGMFPDEGHQPEVLYRIGPLSF; encoded by the coding sequence ATGACCCCCGCACAAGCAGACCTTGCAGGTGCCAGCAGCGAATTCGCCCATTCCTTCGGGATCGACACCCCACGAGTGGAGGACGGAGCCGCGCTCTGGCGCATCGCCCGCGACTCCGAGGTCCTCGACCTCAACTCCTCGTACAGCTACTTGCTGTGGTGTCGTGACTTCGCCACCACGTCCGTCGTCGCCCGCGACGACGGCGGAGACCCCGTCGCCTTCGTCACCGGATACATCCGGCCCGAACGGCCCAAGATCCTCGTCATCTGGCAGGTCGCCGTGGACGCGGCCCACCGGGGCAAGGGACTGGCGGGCACCCTCCTGGACGAGCTCACCGGCCGGGTCGCCAGGGAGCTGGGAATCACTTCGATCGAGACGACCGTGACCCCCGACAACACCGCTTCGGACCGGATGTTCACGGCCTACGCGGCGCGCCACGACGCGATCCTGGACCGGGAGGTGCTCTTCCACGGCGGGATGTTCCCCGACGAGGGACACCAGCCCGAGGTGCTCTACCGCATCGGTCCCCTCTCGTTCTGA